The sequence TGAGCCTGCTGCGCAATGTCGCTGGCGTGCAGCTGGTGGCATTGGATGCCAATGGCAAACCTTTCACCGACAGCTTCGGCGTAACCCTGCCCTCACTTCCTATCGACCCGTCAAAGCTGCAACCGGTGGGCTTTGCCGAAGACCAGGCATTGATTCCTTATCCGCTCAACACCTTTAGAGGCTATCGCTATCTGCAGGAGTACTTCGCCTTTCAAGAAAAATTCCTGTTCGTCGACCTGCTCGGCCTCGATGCGCTCAAACGTCTTCCGCAAGACGTACTCGAGCAGGCCCGCGGCTTCGAGCTGCGCTTCGACATTCACAAGGCGGGCGTGCAGCGCATCCGGCCAACCCTGGACAACGTGCGCCTGTACTGCACACCGGTGGTCAACCTGTTCGAGCACGACGCCATCCCGATTCGCCTAGACGGCAAGCAGGACCAGTATCTGCTGCTGCCGTCCGAGCTCGATAGCAGCCAGTGCGGCGTGTTCTCGGTTGACCGTGTAACCGGTTGGAAGCCCGGCGGCATGGGCTATGAAGAATATGTGCCGTTCGAGTCCTTCGAGCACGACCCGAGTTTCGACGTCCCGGTGGCGCGCGCCCATTACAGCGTGCGCCAGCAGCCGTCGATGTTGGGCGATGGCCTGGAGACCTACCTCAGCTTCGGCCTGCGCAACCTCGACCAACACGAGACGCTGTCCATCGAGCTGACGTGCACCAATCAGAACCTGCCGCGTCAGCTGCGTCTGGGCGATATCTGTCTTCCCAGCGAAGACACCCCGGAGTTTCTTACTTTCCGCAACATCAGCCCGGTCACGCCCAGCTACGCGCCACCGTTGCACCGTGACTTCCTCTGGAAGTTGATCAGCAATATGTCGTTGAACTACCTGTCGCTGGCCAACGTCGAGGCGCTCAAGGTCATCCTCGAAACCTACGACTTGCCGCGCTACTACGACCAGCACGCCGAGAAGGTCAGCAAGCGATTGCTGGGCGGGCTCAAGCAGATCGGGCACCAGCACGTTGATCGACTGCACCGCGGCCTGCCGGTGCGCGGCGTGCGTACCGAGCTGTTGATGGACCCCGAAGGTTATCTGGGTGAGGGAGACCTGTTTCTCTTCGCCTCGATACTTAATGAATTCTTTGCGCTGTACGCCAGCCTCAACTCGTATCACGAGCTGCGCGTCAGGAGCACACAGGGAGAGGTGTATCAATGGACGCCGCGCATGGGGCAGCAGCCCCTGCTCTAAACCGGATCAGCCGGGGCATCCGCGAGTACAGCCTGTTCCAGGGTGTGCTGCTGGTGATGGACCGCCTGAAAGCCGCGCATCCCGAGCTGGACGAAGAGGCGCTTTACGAACATCTGGAGTTCCAGGCCAACCCGAGCCTGGGCTTTCCGGGCAGCGATGTCGATCGGGTCGAGTTTTTTCAGGAGCACGGCGAGCTGCGCGCTCGTTTGCGCATCAATCTGGTCAGCCTGTTTGGCGCCGGGTCGCCGCTGCCGGCGTTCTACGGCGAGCAGGCCCTGGGCGACAGCGCCGAGGGTAACCCGACACGCGAGTTTCTCGACCTGTTCAACAACCGCTTGCAGCGCCTGATGCTGCCGATCTGGCAGAAGTACCGCTACCGCGCGCGCTTCACTAGCGGTGCGCGTGACCCGCTGTCCGAACAGCTGTTCGCCCTGATCGGCCTGGGCAGTGAACAGATTCGCGCTGCCTCCGAGCTCAACTGGAAGCGCCTGTTGCCTTACTTAGGCCTGCTCAGCCTGAGGGCACATTCGGCAGCATTGATCGAGTCGGTGCTGCGCTACTACTTCAAGCACGCCGACCTGCGCATCGAGCAGTGCCTGGAGCGCCAGGTCGAGATTCTCGCCGAGCAACAAAACCACCTCGGCCTCGCTAATAGCCAACTGGGCGAAAGCCTGGTGCTGGGCGAACGGGTGCGCGATCGCGGCGGCAAATTCCGTATCCACATCCGCCAGCTCAGCTGGGACCGTTTCCACGAGTTCTTGCCCGTGGGCAACGGCTACCAACCGCTCTGCGCACTGGTTCGCTTCACCCTGCGCGACCCGCTCGACTACGACATTCGCCTGGAGCTGCGTCGCGAGGAAATCCGCGACCTGCGCATCGGCGCGGAAAACCCCTGCCGCCTTGGCTGGACCAGCTGGCTCGGCAGCGAACGCGCCGACGGTATGGTCACCCTGGGTAGCCGGACTCATTAAGGAAGATGAAATGATCAACGTAGACCTTCAACAACTGGTCCAGGCGCTGGATGCCGAGACCAAGCGGGACCTGGAAGCGGCCGCCGAGCGCTGCGTCGTTCGTGGCGGCAGCAAGATTCTTGTCGAGGACTTGCTGCTGGGCTTGCTGGAGCGTCCCGAAGGTTTGCTGGTACGTGCGCTGCAGGACGCTGATGTCGACGCGGGAACGCTCGCCCAGGCACTGCAACCACGTGGCGAGCATAGCGAATCGCGCAACCCGGTGTTTTCCGCAGAGCTGGTGCAGTGGCTGCAGGACGCCCTGTTGGTCGGCAATCTCGAACTCGGTCAGAGCCAGATCGATCAGGCCGCGTTGATCCTCGCGCTGCTGCGCAATCCGATGCGCTACGCCGGCAGCCATTACCAGCCGCTGCTGGCGCGCCTGAACGCTGAACGGCTGCGCGAGTTCGCCTTGGCGCAGCAGCCGCAGACCGCGCCGGGCAAGGTAGCGCCAGCGGGCGAGTCCAACCTGTCGCGCTTTACCCACAACTTCACCCAGCAGGCGCGCGACGGCAAGCTCGACCCGGTGCTATGCCGCGATGCGGCGATCCGCCAGATGATCGACATCCTCGCGCGCCGTCGCAAGAGCAACCCGATCGTGGTTGGCGAAGCGGGTGTCGGCAAAACGGCGATCGTCGAAGGCCTGGCGCTGCGAATCGCCAATGGCGAAGTTCCGGACGCGCTCAAAGGCGTCGAGCTGCTGTGCCTGGACCTCGGACTGTTGCAGGCGGGTGCCAGTGTCAAAGGCGAATTCGAACGCCGCCTGCAAGGCGCGATCGATGAAGTCAAAGCGTCGCCCAAGCCGATCATCCTATTCATCGATGAAGCCCACACCCTGATCGGCGCCGGTGGCCAGGCCGGCAGCGGCGATGCCGCCAACCTGCTCAAGCCGGCACTGGCCCGTGGCGAGCTGCGCACCATCGCCGCCACCACCTGGAGCGAATACAAGAAGTACTTCGAAAAGGACCCAGCCCTTGCTCGTCGCTTCCAGCCCGTCCAGCTGCACGAACCCACCGTCGACGAAGCGGTGACCATCCTGCGCGGACTCGCACCGGTGTATGAAAAGAGCCACGGCATCTACCTGCGCGACGACGCCGTGGTGGCTGCTGCCGAGCTGTCGGCCCGCTACCTCGCCGGGCGTCAACTGCCAGACAAGGCCGTGGACGTGTTGGATACCGCCTGCGCCCGGGTACGCATCAGTCTCGCCGCCGCGCCCGAAGCGCTGGAGCGCTTGCGCGGCGAGATCGCTGAAGGCGAGCGCCAGGAACTCGCACTGCGCCGCGACCTCGATGCTGGCCTGTACATCGACACTGAAATACTGGACCGCCTGGAGACCCGCCTCGCGGCTGCACGAGCCGAACTCGAGCAACTGGAAACCCGCTGGTCCGTGCAGCGCACATTGGCCGAGCGCCTGCTGGAGCTTCGCAAGCAGTGCGCTGCCGCACGCCAGGCGCCTACCGAATCCGCAGAAGCGCACCTGGATCTCGATCAGCTTGAAGCCGAACTCCGGGACCTCCAGGTCGAGCTTGCCAGTGCGCAGGCCGCCGAACGATTGGTGAGCTTCGAGGTTTGCCCACGCCTGGTGGCCGAAGTCATCAGCCACTGGACCGGCGTGCCGCTCTCTCAGTTGGCGCGCGAGCACAACAGCAAGGTGCTCAGCTTTGCCACTGATCTGCGCCAGCGTGTGCGCGGTCAGGAACAAGCCATCGAAGCGCTGGACCGCTCGATGCGTGCCACGGCCGCCGGGCTGAACAAACCCGACGCGCCGGTCGGCGTTTTCCTGCTGGTCGGCCCAAGCGGCGTCGGCAAAACCGAAACCGCGCTGGCCCTGGCCGACCTGCTCTATGGCGGCGAGCGTTTCCTCACCACCATCAACATGTCCGAGTTCCAGGAAAAGCACACCGTGTCCCGCCTGATTGGCGCGCCACCGG comes from Stutzerimonas stutzeri and encodes:
- the tssH gene encoding type VI secretion system ATPase TssH — translated: MINVDLQQLVQALDAETKRDLEAAAERCVVRGGSKILVEDLLLGLLERPEGLLVRALQDADVDAGTLAQALQPRGEHSESRNPVFSAELVQWLQDALLVGNLELGQSQIDQAALILALLRNPMRYAGSHYQPLLARLNAERLREFALAQQPQTAPGKVAPAGESNLSRFTHNFTQQARDGKLDPVLCRDAAIRQMIDILARRRKSNPIVVGEAGVGKTAIVEGLALRIANGEVPDALKGVELLCLDLGLLQAGASVKGEFERRLQGAIDEVKASPKPIILFIDEAHTLIGAGGQAGSGDAANLLKPALARGELRTIAATTWSEYKKYFEKDPALARRFQPVQLHEPTVDEAVTILRGLAPVYEKSHGIYLRDDAVVAAAELSARYLAGRQLPDKAVDVLDTACARVRISLAAAPEALERLRGEIAEGERQELALRRDLDAGLYIDTEILDRLETRLAAARAELEQLETRWSVQRTLAERLLELRKQCAAARQAPTESAEAHLDLDQLEAELRDLQVELASAQAAERLVSFEVCPRLVAEVISHWTGVPLSQLAREHNSKVLSFATDLRQRVRGQEQAIEALDRSMRATAAGLNKPDAPVGVFLLVGPSGVGKTETALALADLLYGGERFLTTINMSEFQEKHTVSRLIGAPPGYVGYGEGGMLTEAVRQKPYSVVLLDEVEKADPEVMNVFYQIFDKGVANDGEGREINFRNTLILMTSNLASDRIAHLCQSGQRPATEDLELAIRPALTQHFKPALLARMRVVPYYPIQGDVLNELVALKLSRFGERLARRQLQFSHCKALVEHLAERCTHSDSGARLIDHLIDQHLQPQVVDRLLEAMAGGETLQRVHATLDGNGAVVCEFA
- the tssG gene encoding type VI secretion system baseplate subunit TssG, whose amino-acid sequence is MDAAHGAAAPALNRISRGIREYSLFQGVLLVMDRLKAAHPELDEEALYEHLEFQANPSLGFPGSDVDRVEFFQEHGELRARLRINLVSLFGAGSPLPAFYGEQALGDSAEGNPTREFLDLFNNRLQRLMLPIWQKYRYRARFTSGARDPLSEQLFALIGLGSEQIRAASELNWKRLLPYLGLLSLRAHSAALIESVLRYYFKHADLRIEQCLERQVEILAEQQNHLGLANSQLGESLVLGERVRDRGGKFRIHIRQLSWDRFHEFLPVGNGYQPLCALVRFTLRDPLDYDIRLELRREEIRDLRIGAENPCRLGWTSWLGSERADGMVTLGSRTH
- the tssF gene encoding type VI secretion system baseplate subunit TssF — encoded protein: MSFNHYYQSELTALRQLGKRFSERSPALAPFLGQAGRDPDVERLLEGFAFLTGRLRQKLDDELPELTHSLMHLLWPNYMRPLPAFSMLQFDAVRRPGPALIVPRNTPVESKPIQGVTCRFRTAYATEVLPLALDGLDYSVKGGGALLSLRLQMTADGHLGELNLKQLRLHLAGERYISQMLYLSLLRNVAGVQLVALDANGKPFTDSFGVTLPSLPIDPSKLQPVGFAEDQALIPYPLNTFRGYRYLQEYFAFQEKFLFVDLLGLDALKRLPQDVLEQARGFELRFDIHKAGVQRIRPTLDNVRLYCTPVVNLFEHDAIPIRLDGKQDQYLLLPSELDSSQCGVFSVDRVTGWKPGGMGYEEYVPFESFEHDPSFDVPVARAHYSVRQQPSMLGDGLETYLSFGLRNLDQHETLSIELTCTNQNLPRQLRLGDICLPSEDTPEFLTFRNISPVTPSYAPPLHRDFLWKLISNMSLNYLSLANVEALKVILETYDLPRYYDQHAEKVSKRLLGGLKQIGHQHVDRLHRGLPVRGVRTELLMDPEGYLGEGDLFLFASILNEFFALYASLNSYHELRVRSTQGEVYQWTPRMGQQPLL